In Naumovozyma dairenensis CBS 421 chromosome 2, complete genome, the following are encoded in one genomic region:
- the NDAI0B05010 gene encoding uncharacterized protein (similar to Saccharomyces cerevisiae IML2 (YJL082W) and YKR018C; ancestral locus Anc_1.285), translating into MFRVLGALTGSRTPEPFMSSEEKTKLILKQAYDFEIALRAMDYVLDDRAENGLRLLNESEEKDGSDHTINVLARGVIEFLEATLGFEAEEMKKASATLAKAENLSLKSRQRAQKLGLKSSSLYPPGTVYAVTYTESCLLHALLMLFSESMMEAAKAVLKLRKAYYMLQEILGEIKKANKIKKSSTYKNESNSSSASFINSDTKFVSVDIPYALTPEEQKNKELLENAEMIHKMRTERLSGAHIGNPPAINRLRHELGLNAMDTLPENEIKEHTYLTADIDESQATIDEFIHSGVNLCFGILQVVLSLLPPAIGAVLSVIGFRGSREEGLRLVWKATKQRNVHGCIGLLALMFYYDGPFQFTDDDFDIPATTVDKLSRKSTNTSMATTSSVMDGPTLLHPGKILEDALLQSRALFPNSALWLLNEARMLSGKGRLEEAVALMDSIDVNKIHMRQVKVLMIFDRANTLVHLHEYDRAAEDLLSLLECSDWSHSFYTYFAGCCYLENWRMCQMGLKDKSKEEFYKKKATELIFGAIDLLGKKTFKAKNLPMERFMLRKVEQFKKAQKSLKVENPLDAIATSPVHELSYFYNGYNRMTEDGLQLAKKMLTEYHNPAVDAKDVDQELIKNILLSLVFRRLGDVQEGADLLDKKVLPKIFSLQNGKVKYAKKTEDPWAYPTALYERALFSWKLNGMEGIAESKEWLYRAQGYADDYELSTRVEMKIKAAIDRVEHAS; encoded by the coding sequence aTGTTCAGAGTGTTAGGTGCCTTAACAGGTTCTAGAACTCCTGAACCTTTTATGTCATCAGAAGAAAAAACTAAACTTATCTTAAAACAAGCatatgattttgaaattgcCCTAAGAGCCATGGATTATGTTCTTGATGATAGAGCAGAGAACGGGTTAcgtttattgaatgaaagTGAGGAAAAAGATGGTTCAGATCATACTATCAACGTCTTAGCTCGGGGTGTCATTGAATTCTTGGAAGCTACTTTGGGGTTCGAGGctgaagaaatgaaaaaggCATCTGCTACGTTGGCGAAAGCtgaaaatttatcattgaaGAGTAGACAACGTGCTCAAAAATTAGGATTGAAGAGCAGTTCTTTGTATCCACCTGGTACCGTTTACGCAGTTACTTATACGGAATCATGTCTATTACATGCattgttgatgttgtttAGTGAAAGTATGATGGAGGCTGCTAAGGCagtattgaaattaagaaaGGCTTATTATATGTTGCAAGAAATCTTGGGGGAAATTAAAAAAGCTAATAAGATAAAGAAATCTTCTACTTATAAGAATGAAAGTAATTCATCAAGTGCCAGTTTCATTAATTCAGATACTAAATTTGTCTCGGTGGATATTCCATATGCTTTGACACcagaagaacaaaaaaataaagaactATTAGAAAACGCAGAAATGATTCATAAGATGAGAACTGAAAGATTATCTGGTGCTCATATTGGTAACCCACCGGCCATTAATAGATTAAGACATGAATTAGGATTAAATGCGATGGATACATTACCTGAgaatgaaattaaagagCATACCTATCTAACAGCTGATATTGATGAGAGCCAAGCTACTATTGATGAATTCATTCATTCTGGTGTCAATTTATGTTTTGGTATCTTACAAGttgttctttctttattacCACCAGCCATTGGTGCAGTTCTTTCTGTCATTGGGTTCCGTGGTTCTCGTGAAGAAGGTTTAAGACTTGTTTGGAAAGCCACCAAGCAAAGAAATGTCCATGGTTGTATTGGGTTATTAGCATTAATGTTCTATTATGATGGACCTTTCCAATTTACCGATGATGATTTCGATATCCCAGCTACCACTGTAGATAAATTAAGTAGAAAATCTACAAATACTAGTATGGCTACAACTTCCTCCGTTATGGATGGTCCAACATTATTACATCCGGGGAAGATATTAGAAGATGCTTTATTACAATCTAGAGCTTTATTCCCTAACAGTGCGTTATGGTTATTAAATGAGGCAAGAATGCTTTCTGGTAAAGGGCGTCTAGAGGAAGCTGTCGCGTTAATGGATTCTATTGATGTTAATAAGATACATATGAGACAAGTAAAAgttttaatgattttcGACCGTGCTAATACTTTGGTTCATTTACATGAGTATGACAGAGCTGCAGAAGAtttattgtcattattagaatGTAGTGATTGGTCACATTCATTCTATACATATTTTGCAGGATGTTGttatttggaaaattggAGAATGTGTCAAATGGGATTAAAAGATAAAtctaaagaagaattttatAAGAAAAAGGCTACCGAGTTAATATTTGGTGCCATTGATTTATTAGGTAAGAAGACTTTTAAAGCTAAAAATTTACCTATGGAAAGATTTATGTTAAGAAAAGTGGAACAATTTAAAAAAGCACAAAAGTCATTAAAAGTGGAAAATCCATTAGATGCAATCGCCACATCGCCAGTTCATGAATTGTCATACTTTTACAATGGATACAATAGAATGACTGAAGATGGGTTACAGTTAGCAAAGAAGATGTTGACTGAATATCATAACCCGGCAGTCGACGCGAAAGATGTTGAtcaagaattaattaagaatatattattatcattggTTTTCAGGAGACTTGGTGATGTTCAAGAAGGTGCCgatttattagataaaaaaGTCTTACCAAAGATTTTCAGTTTACAAAATGGGAAAGTTAAATATGCTAAAAAGACTGAAGATCCATGGGCTTATCCAACTGCGTTATATGAACGTGCGTTGTTCAGTTGGAAATTGAATGGTATGGAAGGTATAGCTGAAAGTAAAGAATGGCTCTATAGGGCTCAAGGATACGCTGACGATTATGAATTAAGTACACGTGttgaaatgaaaataaaagcAGCCATTGATAGAGTGGAACATGCTAGTTGA